In Vanacampus margaritifer isolate UIUO_Vmar chromosome 18, RoL_Vmar_1.0, whole genome shotgun sequence, a genomic segment contains:
- the usp42 gene encoding ubiquitin carboxyl-terminal hydrolase 42 isoform X4, giving the protein MTIVDRSSENSDHESVGCKRSPFSSGDGMDSSCSSSWAVGPTLPSDSPRLKVPGGCLGPTPGAVVYNSSPSSVDRPKEQVLCSGDGIDMPQKVLFSPERLTLKWNQVHRIGAGLQNMGNTCFLNSALQCLTYTPPFANYMLSREHSKTCHEPGFCMMCTMQNHIIQVFANSGNVIKPIGVLNELKRIAKHFRYGSQEDAHEFIRYTVDAMQKSCLPGTKLDRQTQATTFIHQVFGGYLRSRVKCLNCKAVSDTFDPFLDITLEIKMAPSVSKALEQFVKPEQLDGENAYKCSKCKKMVTASKRFTIHRSSNVLTLSLKRFANFSGGKITKDVKYPEHLDLRPFMSQSQGEAQLYGLFAVLVHSGFSCHAGHYFCYIKASNGQWFQMNDSSVTVSDIRSVLNQQAYVLFYIKSSDGKKEGDYGHMTHNSAVPGQSSPRPVVIPRINTAIGHHNNVGFIGPQLPPHMTKNSLHMNGNGSLRDCPKPSTSSSVAGKPNHSAASSSSSMSHSAGQPSAIPDHEKRLKLSFCNGQGKQNRPASFSSSASSSSSSASSSCSSSASSSQSTSDAHFIPRQLNHVNGTPRSNGDHQSGGNGSSFLVPYSHELSEESDQENGGSLDNGCSVESHLNGNKRTREEFANGDSDAYHNGNGLNGISHGVSKTIQNGHHYGLQKVNGHNSAEKISVASGGNLSSEKTVTVNGIDTGHCQPSKEASQASSAASESQQIIPDLRATRVSDPPSQQAACGAATASTNKTHSSASSESASVSPATSPDSSHSASGACAAPPKVPVRADEVAGVPLTNGSSAAASEGRADVKEQQLRPGPPPRGYERQSSRERGRDRPYSSDWSRDRERHYRDRSQDRDSNRYRRDYRDHYYQHNRSYRDPDYYYRDWESERHWERTAHHPRERDRDRCSHHYHFYHHRSKEGRDYQSRSYSHSYRNKSRGRWRWQQDGQDVRGVRDDGRERDHHLYRETPSSSNRSPYRHALPGWEDQNHRRSGRSVSSEERHSKKHKKSKKKKSKDKERYRDSGSSDSDRGYEVKKKKKRRHQSEQRSPDGRGHKTRSSEERESRKRRHSKDARQDENNCSPEKRRRVDYDQVGHDGAAPSHVTSPTAPAYGPFHSHLNGYTGNGYSQANFVSH; this is encoded by the exons ATGACCATTGTTGACAGATCCTCCGAAAATTCTGACCACGAGTCAGTCGGTTGCAAGAGATCCCCCTTCAGCAGTGGAGACGGGATGGACAGCAGCTGTTCCAGCAGCTGGGCGGTGGGCCCCACACTGCCCAGTGACTCGCCGCGATTGAAGGTTCCGGGGGGCTGCTTGGGCCCGACGCCTGGAGCTGTCGTCTACAATAGTTCGCCTTCCTCGGTGGACAGACCCAAAGAGCAAG TGTTGTGCAGCGGCGATGGCATTGACATGCCGCAGAAGGTCCTCTTCTCTCCCGAGCGTCTCACCCTAAAGTGGAACCAGGTTCATCGCATTGGCGCCGGCCTCCAGAACATGGGCAACACTTGTTTCCTCAACTCAGCCCTGCAGTGTCTCACCTACACGCCGCCATTTGCCAACTACATGCTATCGCGGGAGCACTCGAAAACAT GTCACGAGCCGGGCTTCTGTATGATGTGCACCATGCAAAACCACATCATTCAGGTTTTTGCCAACTCTGGGAATGTTATTAAGCCAATTGGTGTGCTGAATGAGCTGAAGA GGATTGCGAAGCATTTTCGCTATGGAAGCCAGGAAGATGCCCATGAATTCATTAGGTACACGGTGGATGCTATGCAAAAGTCCTGCTTACCTGGAACCAA ATTGGACAGGCAAACGCAGGCAACCACTTTCATTCATCAGGTATTTGGTGGTTACCTAAGGTCCAGAG TTAAATGTTTAAACTGCAAAGCAGTCTCTGATACATTCGACCCCTTTCTGGACATCACACTAGAAATCAAA ATGGCACCGAGTGTCTCAAAGGCCCTTGAGCAGTTTGTCAAGCCAGAGCAGCTGGATGGTGAGAATGCCTACAAGTGCTCCAA gTGCAAAAAAATGGTCACAGCCTCGAAGAGATTCACTATCCATCGCAGCTCCAATGTGCTCACCCTGTCGCTGAAACGCTTTGCCAATTTCAGTGGAGGAAAAATTACAAAA GATGTGAAATATCCCGAGCACCTGGACCTGCGGCCCTTCATGTCCCAGTCGCAAGGAGAGGCCCAGCTCTACGGGCTGTTTGCTGTTCTCGTCCACTCTGGATTCAGCTGCCACGCCGGACACTACTTCTGCTATATTAAG GCGAGCAATGGTCAGTGGTTTCAGATGAATGATTCCTCGGTGACTGTCAGTGACATCAGGTCTGTTCTCAACCAGCAGGCCTATGTCCTCTTCTACATCAA GTCCAGTGATGGAAAGAAAGAAGGGGACTATGGTCACATGACCCATAACTCAGCTGTGCCCGGTCAGTCGTCACCTAGACCGGTTGTGATACCCCGCATCAACACCGCCATCGGCCATCACAACAACGTCGGTTTCATCGGACCGCAGCTGCCCCCGCACATGACCAAG AATTCTCTCCACATGAATGGGAACGGGTCTTTGAGGGATTGTCCCAAGCCCAGCACCAGCAGCAGTGTTGCAGGAAAACCCAACCACAGCGcggcctcctcctcttcttccatgTCGCACTCGGCCGGCCAGCCTTCAGCGATCCCAGACCACGAGAAGCGGCTGAAGCTGTCGTTCTGCAACGGCCAAGGCAAACAGAATCGCCCGGCTTCTTTTTCGTCATCAGCCagcagctcctcctcctccgcctcctcgtCCTGCAGCTCTTCAGCATCCTCCTCCCAGTCTACCTCAGATGCTCACTTTATCCCGCGTCAGCTTAACCACGTCAACGGCACGCCGCGCAGTAACGGAGACCACCAGAGCGGCGGGAACGGCTCGTCCTTCTTGGTGCCGTACAGCCACGAGTTGTCAGAGGAGTCGGACCAAGAGAACGGCGGATCCCTGGACAACGGCTGCTCGGTGGAGAGCCACTTGAATGGAAACAAAAGAACGAGGGAGGAGTTTGCCAATGGGGACTCTGACGCGTACCACAATGGAAACGGTTTAAATGGAATTTCACACGGCGTATCTAAAACCATCCAAAATGGACACCATTATGGACTTCAAAAAGTCAATGGACATAATAGTGCTGAAAAG ATTTCTGTCGCTAGTGGTGGAAATTTGTCATCAGAGAAGACTGTCACTGTGAATGGAATCGACACTGGCCACTGTCAACCAAG caaAGAGGCGTCGCAGGCGAGTTCTGCTGCCAGCGAAAGCCAGCAAATCATTCCCGACCTAAGAGCTACACGTGTGTCCGATCCCCCGTCGCAGCAAGCGGCCTGCGGAGCCGCAACCGCTTCTACCAACAAAACCCATTCATCCGCATCTAGCGAGTCCGCGTCCGTCAGTCCCGCCACCTCGCCGGACTCTTCTCACAGCGCCAGCGGTGCGTGCGCAGCTCCACCGAAGGTTCCCGTTCGTGCCGATGAAGTCGCGGGTGTCCCGTTGACCAACGGCTCATCGGCAGCAGCCTCCGAAGGGCGTGCTGACGTGAAGGAGCAGCAGCTCCGGCCCGGTCCACCCCCCAGAGGCTACGAAAGGCAGTCATCGCGGGAAAGGGGCCGCGATCGTCCGTACTCGTCTGACTGGAGCAGGGACCGAGAGAGACACTACAGGGACAGGAGTCAAGATCGGGACTCGAATCGCTACAGGCGGGACTACAGAGACCACTATTACCAGCACAACCGCTCCTACAGGGATCCCGACTATTACTACCGTGATTGGGAGAGTGAGCGTCACTGGGAGCGGACCGCCCACCACCCCAGGGAGCGGGACCGCGACCGCTGCTCGCACCACTACCACTTTTATCACCACCGATCCAAGGAAGGCCGCGATTACCAGAGCAGGAGTTACAGCCACTCCTACCGCAACAAGTCTCGCggccgctggaggtggcagcagGATGGCCAGGATGTTCGCGGGGTTAGAGACGACGGCAGGGAACGGGACCATCACCTCTATAGGGAGACGCCGTCATCGTCGAACAGGTCGCCGTATCGGCATGCTCTTCCGGGGTGGGAGGACCAAAATCATCGAAGGAGTGGTCGCTCTGTGAGCTCTGAGGAGCGCCAcagtaaaaaacacaaaaagagcaagaagaagaagtccaAGGATAAAGAAAGATACCGTGACAGTGG AAGCTCTGACTCGGACCGAGGCTACgaagtaaaaaagaagaaaaagaggcgGCACCAGAGCGAGCAGCGCAGCCCGGACGGCCGCGGCCACAAAACCCGCAGCAGCGAGGAGCGCGAATCACGCAAACGGCGTCACTCCAAGGACGCCAGGCAGGACGAGAACAACTGCTCGCCGGAGAAACGCCGCCGTGTCGACTACGACCAAGTCGGCCATGATGGTGCCGCCCCCTCTCACGTCACCTCCCCCACCGCACCTGCATACGGGCCATTTCACAGCCACCTTAATGGATACACAG GAAACGGTTACAGCCAAGCCAACTTTGTCTCCCATTGA
- the usp42 gene encoding ubiquitin carboxyl-terminal hydrolase 42 isoform X2: MTIVDRSSENSDHESVGCKRSPFSSGDGMDSSCSSSWAVGPTLPSDSPRLKVPGGCLGPTPGAVVYNSSPSSVDRPKEQVLCSGDGIDMPQKVLFSPERLTLKWNQVHRIGAGLQNMGNTCFLNSALQCLTYTPPFANYMLSREHSKTCHEPGFCMMCTMQNHIIQVFANSGNVIKPIGVLNELKRIAKHFRYGSQEDAHEFIRYTVDAMQKSCLPGTKLDRQTQATTFIHQVFGGYLRSRVKCLNCKAVSDTFDPFLDITLEIKMAPSVSKALEQFVKPEQLDGENAYKCSKCKKMVTASKRFTIHRSSNVLTLSLKRFANFSGGKITKDVKYPEHLDLRPFMSQSQGEAQLYGLFAVLVHSGFSCHAGHYFCYIKASNGQWFQMNDSSVTVSDIRSVLNQQAYVLFYIKSSDGKKEGDYGHMTHNSAVPGQSSPRPVVIPRINTAIGHHNNVGFIGPQLPPHMTKNSLHMNGNGSLRDCPKPSTSSSVAGKPNHSAASSSSSMSHSAGQPSAIPDHEKRLKLSFCNGQGKQNRPASFSSSASSSSSSASSSCSSSASSSQSTSDAHFIPRQLNHVNGTPRSNGDHQSGGNGSSFLVPYSHELSEESDQENGGSLDNGCSVESHLNGNKRTREEFANGDSDAYHNGNGLNGISHGVSKTIQNGHHYGLQKVNGHNSAEKISVASGGNLSSEKTVTVNGIDTGHCQPSSKEASQASSAASESQQIIPDLRATRVSDPPSQQAACGAATASTNKTHSSASSESASVSPATSPDSSHSASGACAAPPKVPVRADEVAGVPLTNGSSAAASEGRADVKEQQLRPGPPPRGYERQSSRERGRDRPYSSDWSRDRERHYRDRSQDRDSNRYRRDYRDHYYQHNRSYRDPDYYYRDWESERHWERTAHHPRERDRDRCSHHYHFYHHRSKEGRDYQSRSYSHSYRNKSRGRWRWQQDGQDVRGVRDDGRERDHHLYRETPSSSNRSPYRHALPGWEDQNHRRSGRSVSSEERHSKKHKKSKKKKSKDKERYRDSGSSDSDRGYEVKKKKKRRHQSEQRSPDGRGHKTRSSEERESRKRRHSKDARQDENNCSPEKRRRVDYDQVGHDGAAPSHVTSPTAPAYGPFHSHLNGYTGNGYSQANFVSH; this comes from the exons ATGACCATTGTTGACAGATCCTCCGAAAATTCTGACCACGAGTCAGTCGGTTGCAAGAGATCCCCCTTCAGCAGTGGAGACGGGATGGACAGCAGCTGTTCCAGCAGCTGGGCGGTGGGCCCCACACTGCCCAGTGACTCGCCGCGATTGAAGGTTCCGGGGGGCTGCTTGGGCCCGACGCCTGGAGCTGTCGTCTACAATAGTTCGCCTTCCTCGGTGGACAGACCCAAAGAGCAAG TGTTGTGCAGCGGCGATGGCATTGACATGCCGCAGAAGGTCCTCTTCTCTCCCGAGCGTCTCACCCTAAAGTGGAACCAGGTTCATCGCATTGGCGCCGGCCTCCAGAACATGGGCAACACTTGTTTCCTCAACTCAGCCCTGCAGTGTCTCACCTACACGCCGCCATTTGCCAACTACATGCTATCGCGGGAGCACTCGAAAACAT GTCACGAGCCGGGCTTCTGTATGATGTGCACCATGCAAAACCACATCATTCAGGTTTTTGCCAACTCTGGGAATGTTATTAAGCCAATTGGTGTGCTGAATGAGCTGAAGA GGATTGCGAAGCATTTTCGCTATGGAAGCCAGGAAGATGCCCATGAATTCATTAGGTACACGGTGGATGCTATGCAAAAGTCCTGCTTACCTGGAACCAA ATTGGACAGGCAAACGCAGGCAACCACTTTCATTCATCAGGTATTTGGTGGTTACCTAAGGTCCAGAG TTAAATGTTTAAACTGCAAAGCAGTCTCTGATACATTCGACCCCTTTCTGGACATCACACTAGAAATCAAA ATGGCACCGAGTGTCTCAAAGGCCCTTGAGCAGTTTGTCAAGCCAGAGCAGCTGGATGGTGAGAATGCCTACAAGTGCTCCAA gTGCAAAAAAATGGTCACAGCCTCGAAGAGATTCACTATCCATCGCAGCTCCAATGTGCTCACCCTGTCGCTGAAACGCTTTGCCAATTTCAGTGGAGGAAAAATTACAAAA GATGTGAAATATCCCGAGCACCTGGACCTGCGGCCCTTCATGTCCCAGTCGCAAGGAGAGGCCCAGCTCTACGGGCTGTTTGCTGTTCTCGTCCACTCTGGATTCAGCTGCCACGCCGGACACTACTTCTGCTATATTAAG GCGAGCAATGGTCAGTGGTTTCAGATGAATGATTCCTCGGTGACTGTCAGTGACATCAGGTCTGTTCTCAACCAGCAGGCCTATGTCCTCTTCTACATCAA GTCCAGTGATGGAAAGAAAGAAGGGGACTATGGTCACATGACCCATAACTCAGCTGTGCCCGGTCAGTCGTCACCTAGACCGGTTGTGATACCCCGCATCAACACCGCCATCGGCCATCACAACAACGTCGGTTTCATCGGACCGCAGCTGCCCCCGCACATGACCAAG AATTCTCTCCACATGAATGGGAACGGGTCTTTGAGGGATTGTCCCAAGCCCAGCACCAGCAGCAGTGTTGCAGGAAAACCCAACCACAGCGcggcctcctcctcttcttccatgTCGCACTCGGCCGGCCAGCCTTCAGCGATCCCAGACCACGAGAAGCGGCTGAAGCTGTCGTTCTGCAACGGCCAAGGCAAACAGAATCGCCCGGCTTCTTTTTCGTCATCAGCCagcagctcctcctcctccgcctcctcgtCCTGCAGCTCTTCAGCATCCTCCTCCCAGTCTACCTCAGATGCTCACTTTATCCCGCGTCAGCTTAACCACGTCAACGGCACGCCGCGCAGTAACGGAGACCACCAGAGCGGCGGGAACGGCTCGTCCTTCTTGGTGCCGTACAGCCACGAGTTGTCAGAGGAGTCGGACCAAGAGAACGGCGGATCCCTGGACAACGGCTGCTCGGTGGAGAGCCACTTGAATGGAAACAAAAGAACGAGGGAGGAGTTTGCCAATGGGGACTCTGACGCGTACCACAATGGAAACGGTTTAAATGGAATTTCACACGGCGTATCTAAAACCATCCAAAATGGACACCATTATGGACTTCAAAAAGTCAATGGACATAATAGTGCTGAAAAG ATTTCTGTCGCTAGTGGTGGAAATTTGTCATCAGAGAAGACTGTCACTGTGAATGGAATCGACACTGGCCACTGTCAACCAAG cagcaaAGAGGCGTCGCAGGCGAGTTCTGCTGCCAGCGAAAGCCAGCAAATCATTCCCGACCTAAGAGCTACACGTGTGTCCGATCCCCCGTCGCAGCAAGCGGCCTGCGGAGCCGCAACCGCTTCTACCAACAAAACCCATTCATCCGCATCTAGCGAGTCCGCGTCCGTCAGTCCCGCCACCTCGCCGGACTCTTCTCACAGCGCCAGCGGTGCGTGCGCAGCTCCACCGAAGGTTCCCGTTCGTGCCGATGAAGTCGCGGGTGTCCCGTTGACCAACGGCTCATCGGCAGCAGCCTCCGAAGGGCGTGCTGACGTGAAGGAGCAGCAGCTCCGGCCCGGTCCACCCCCCAGAGGCTACGAAAGGCAGTCATCGCGGGAAAGGGGCCGCGATCGTCCGTACTCGTCTGACTGGAGCAGGGACCGAGAGAGACACTACAGGGACAGGAGTCAAGATCGGGACTCGAATCGCTACAGGCGGGACTACAGAGACCACTATTACCAGCACAACCGCTCCTACAGGGATCCCGACTATTACTACCGTGATTGGGAGAGTGAGCGTCACTGGGAGCGGACCGCCCACCACCCCAGGGAGCGGGACCGCGACCGCTGCTCGCACCACTACCACTTTTATCACCACCGATCCAAGGAAGGCCGCGATTACCAGAGCAGGAGTTACAGCCACTCCTACCGCAACAAGTCTCGCggccgctggaggtggcagcagGATGGCCAGGATGTTCGCGGGGTTAGAGACGACGGCAGGGAACGGGACCATCACCTCTATAGGGAGACGCCGTCATCGTCGAACAGGTCGCCGTATCGGCATGCTCTTCCGGGGTGGGAGGACCAAAATCATCGAAGGAGTGGTCGCTCTGTGAGCTCTGAGGAGCGCCAcagtaaaaaacacaaaaagagcaagaagaagaagtccaAGGATAAAGAAAGATACCGTGACAGTGG AAGCTCTGACTCGGACCGAGGCTACgaagtaaaaaagaagaaaaagaggcgGCACCAGAGCGAGCAGCGCAGCCCGGACGGCCGCGGCCACAAAACCCGCAGCAGCGAGGAGCGCGAATCACGCAAACGGCGTCACTCCAAGGACGCCAGGCAGGACGAGAACAACTGCTCGCCGGAGAAACGCCGCCGTGTCGACTACGACCAAGTCGGCCATGATGGTGCCGCCCCCTCTCACGTCACCTCCCCCACCGCACCTGCATACGGGCCATTTCACAGCCACCTTAATGGATACACAG GAAACGGTTACAGCCAAGCCAACTTTGTCTCCCATTGA
- the usp42 gene encoding ubiquitin carboxyl-terminal hydrolase 42 isoform X1: MTIVDRSSENSDHESVGCKRSPFSSGDGMDSSCSSSWAVGPTLPSDSPRLKVPGGCLGPTPGAVVYNSSPSSVDRPKEQVLCSGDGIDMPQKVLFSPERLTLKWNQVHRIGAGLQNMGNTCFLNSALQCLTYTPPFANYMLSREHSKTCHEPGFCMMCTMQNHIIQVFANSGNVIKPIGVLNELKRIAKHFRYGSQEDAHEFIRYTVDAMQKSCLPGTKLDRQTQATTFIHQVFGGYLRSRVKCLNCKAVSDTFDPFLDITLEIKMAPSVSKALEQFVKPEQLDGENAYKCSKCKKMVTASKRFTIHRSSNVLTLSLKRFANFSGGKITKDVKYPEHLDLRPFMSQSQGEAQLYGLFAVLVHSGFSCHAGHYFCYIKASNGQWFQMNDSSVTVSDIRSVLNQQAYVLFYIKSSDGKKEGDYGHMTHNSAVPGQSSPRPVVIPRINTAIGHHNNVGFIGPQLPPHMTKNSLHMNGNGSLRDCPKPSTSSSVAGKPNHSAASSSSSMSHSAGQPSAIPDHEKRLKLSFCNGQGKQNRPASFSSSASSSSSSASSSCSSSASSSQSTSDAHFIPRQLNHVNGTPRSNGDHQSGGNGSSFLVPYSHELSEESDQENGGSLDNGCSVESHLNGNKRTREEFANGDSDAYHNGNGLNGISHGVSKTIQNGHHYGLQKVNGHNSAEKISVASGGNLSSEKTVTVNGIDTGHCQPSSSKEASQASSAASESQQIIPDLRATRVSDPPSQQAACGAATASTNKTHSSASSESASVSPATSPDSSHSASGACAAPPKVPVRADEVAGVPLTNGSSAAASEGRADVKEQQLRPGPPPRGYERQSSRERGRDRPYSSDWSRDRERHYRDRSQDRDSNRYRRDYRDHYYQHNRSYRDPDYYYRDWESERHWERTAHHPRERDRDRCSHHYHFYHHRSKEGRDYQSRSYSHSYRNKSRGRWRWQQDGQDVRGVRDDGRERDHHLYRETPSSSNRSPYRHALPGWEDQNHRRSGRSVSSEERHSKKHKKSKKKKSKDKERYRDSGSSDSDRGYEVKKKKKRRHQSEQRSPDGRGHKTRSSEERESRKRRHSKDARQDENNCSPEKRRRVDYDQVGHDGAAPSHVTSPTAPAYGPFHSHLNGYTGNGYSQANFVSH; encoded by the exons ATGACCATTGTTGACAGATCCTCCGAAAATTCTGACCACGAGTCAGTCGGTTGCAAGAGATCCCCCTTCAGCAGTGGAGACGGGATGGACAGCAGCTGTTCCAGCAGCTGGGCGGTGGGCCCCACACTGCCCAGTGACTCGCCGCGATTGAAGGTTCCGGGGGGCTGCTTGGGCCCGACGCCTGGAGCTGTCGTCTACAATAGTTCGCCTTCCTCGGTGGACAGACCCAAAGAGCAAG TGTTGTGCAGCGGCGATGGCATTGACATGCCGCAGAAGGTCCTCTTCTCTCCCGAGCGTCTCACCCTAAAGTGGAACCAGGTTCATCGCATTGGCGCCGGCCTCCAGAACATGGGCAACACTTGTTTCCTCAACTCAGCCCTGCAGTGTCTCACCTACACGCCGCCATTTGCCAACTACATGCTATCGCGGGAGCACTCGAAAACAT GTCACGAGCCGGGCTTCTGTATGATGTGCACCATGCAAAACCACATCATTCAGGTTTTTGCCAACTCTGGGAATGTTATTAAGCCAATTGGTGTGCTGAATGAGCTGAAGA GGATTGCGAAGCATTTTCGCTATGGAAGCCAGGAAGATGCCCATGAATTCATTAGGTACACGGTGGATGCTATGCAAAAGTCCTGCTTACCTGGAACCAA ATTGGACAGGCAAACGCAGGCAACCACTTTCATTCATCAGGTATTTGGTGGTTACCTAAGGTCCAGAG TTAAATGTTTAAACTGCAAAGCAGTCTCTGATACATTCGACCCCTTTCTGGACATCACACTAGAAATCAAA ATGGCACCGAGTGTCTCAAAGGCCCTTGAGCAGTTTGTCAAGCCAGAGCAGCTGGATGGTGAGAATGCCTACAAGTGCTCCAA gTGCAAAAAAATGGTCACAGCCTCGAAGAGATTCACTATCCATCGCAGCTCCAATGTGCTCACCCTGTCGCTGAAACGCTTTGCCAATTTCAGTGGAGGAAAAATTACAAAA GATGTGAAATATCCCGAGCACCTGGACCTGCGGCCCTTCATGTCCCAGTCGCAAGGAGAGGCCCAGCTCTACGGGCTGTTTGCTGTTCTCGTCCACTCTGGATTCAGCTGCCACGCCGGACACTACTTCTGCTATATTAAG GCGAGCAATGGTCAGTGGTTTCAGATGAATGATTCCTCGGTGACTGTCAGTGACATCAGGTCTGTTCTCAACCAGCAGGCCTATGTCCTCTTCTACATCAA GTCCAGTGATGGAAAGAAAGAAGGGGACTATGGTCACATGACCCATAACTCAGCTGTGCCCGGTCAGTCGTCACCTAGACCGGTTGTGATACCCCGCATCAACACCGCCATCGGCCATCACAACAACGTCGGTTTCATCGGACCGCAGCTGCCCCCGCACATGACCAAG AATTCTCTCCACATGAATGGGAACGGGTCTTTGAGGGATTGTCCCAAGCCCAGCACCAGCAGCAGTGTTGCAGGAAAACCCAACCACAGCGcggcctcctcctcttcttccatgTCGCACTCGGCCGGCCAGCCTTCAGCGATCCCAGACCACGAGAAGCGGCTGAAGCTGTCGTTCTGCAACGGCCAAGGCAAACAGAATCGCCCGGCTTCTTTTTCGTCATCAGCCagcagctcctcctcctccgcctcctcgtCCTGCAGCTCTTCAGCATCCTCCTCCCAGTCTACCTCAGATGCTCACTTTATCCCGCGTCAGCTTAACCACGTCAACGGCACGCCGCGCAGTAACGGAGACCACCAGAGCGGCGGGAACGGCTCGTCCTTCTTGGTGCCGTACAGCCACGAGTTGTCAGAGGAGTCGGACCAAGAGAACGGCGGATCCCTGGACAACGGCTGCTCGGTGGAGAGCCACTTGAATGGAAACAAAAGAACGAGGGAGGAGTTTGCCAATGGGGACTCTGACGCGTACCACAATGGAAACGGTTTAAATGGAATTTCACACGGCGTATCTAAAACCATCCAAAATGGACACCATTATGGACTTCAAAAAGTCAATGGACATAATAGTGCTGAAAAG ATTTCTGTCGCTAGTGGTGGAAATTTGTCATCAGAGAAGACTGTCACTGTGAATGGAATCGACACTGGCCACTGTCAACCAA gcagcagcaaAGAGGCGTCGCAGGCGAGTTCTGCTGCCAGCGAAAGCCAGCAAATCATTCCCGACCTAAGAGCTACACGTGTGTCCGATCCCCCGTCGCAGCAAGCGGCCTGCGGAGCCGCAACCGCTTCTACCAACAAAACCCATTCATCCGCATCTAGCGAGTCCGCGTCCGTCAGTCCCGCCACCTCGCCGGACTCTTCTCACAGCGCCAGCGGTGCGTGCGCAGCTCCACCGAAGGTTCCCGTTCGTGCCGATGAAGTCGCGGGTGTCCCGTTGACCAACGGCTCATCGGCAGCAGCCTCCGAAGGGCGTGCTGACGTGAAGGAGCAGCAGCTCCGGCCCGGTCCACCCCCCAGAGGCTACGAAAGGCAGTCATCGCGGGAAAGGGGCCGCGATCGTCCGTACTCGTCTGACTGGAGCAGGGACCGAGAGAGACACTACAGGGACAGGAGTCAAGATCGGGACTCGAATCGCTACAGGCGGGACTACAGAGACCACTATTACCAGCACAACCGCTCCTACAGGGATCCCGACTATTACTACCGTGATTGGGAGAGTGAGCGTCACTGGGAGCGGACCGCCCACCACCCCAGGGAGCGGGACCGCGACCGCTGCTCGCACCACTACCACTTTTATCACCACCGATCCAAGGAAGGCCGCGATTACCAGAGCAGGAGTTACAGCCACTCCTACCGCAACAAGTCTCGCggccgctggaggtggcagcagGATGGCCAGGATGTTCGCGGGGTTAGAGACGACGGCAGGGAACGGGACCATCACCTCTATAGGGAGACGCCGTCATCGTCGAACAGGTCGCCGTATCGGCATGCTCTTCCGGGGTGGGAGGACCAAAATCATCGAAGGAGTGGTCGCTCTGTGAGCTCTGAGGAGCGCCAcagtaaaaaacacaaaaagagcaagaagaagaagtccaAGGATAAAGAAAGATACCGTGACAGTGG AAGCTCTGACTCGGACCGAGGCTACgaagtaaaaaagaagaaaaagaggcgGCACCAGAGCGAGCAGCGCAGCCCGGACGGCCGCGGCCACAAAACCCGCAGCAGCGAGGAGCGCGAATCACGCAAACGGCGTCACTCCAAGGACGCCAGGCAGGACGAGAACAACTGCTCGCCGGAGAAACGCCGCCGTGTCGACTACGACCAAGTCGGCCATGATGGTGCCGCCCCCTCTCACGTCACCTCCCCCACCGCACCTGCATACGGGCCATTTCACAGCCACCTTAATGGATACACAG GAAACGGTTACAGCCAAGCCAACTTTGTCTCCCATTGA